One stretch of Halichoerus grypus chromosome 10, mHalGry1.hap1.1, whole genome shotgun sequence DNA includes these proteins:
- the IL1A gene encoding interleukin-1 alpha isoform X1, whose amino-acid sequence MAKVPDLFEDLKNCYSENEEYSSEIDHLSLNQKSFYDVSYDPLHEHCMSLSTSETSKTSQLTFKENVVVVAANGKVLKKRRLSLNQFITDDDLEAITNDAEEEIMKPRSVAYNFHSNEKYNYMRIIKSQFILNDNLNQSIIQQTGGNYLMAAALQNLEDAVKFDMGAYTSKDSKLPVTLRISKTRLFVSAQNEDEPVLLKEMPETPKTIRDETNLLFFWERHGTKNYFTSVAQPKLFIATQERKLVHMARGQPSITDFQILETQP is encoded by the exons ATGGCCAAAGTTCCTGACCTTTTTGAAGACCTGAAGAACTGTTACAG TGAAAATGAAGAATACAGTTCTGAAATTGACCATCTCTCTCTGAATCAG AAATCCTTCTATGATGTGAGCTATGACCCACTTCATGAGCACTGCATGTCTCTGAGTACCTCTGAAACCTCAAAGACATCTCAGCTTACCTTCAAGGAgaatgtggtggtggtggcagccaACGGGAAGGTTCTGAAGAAGAGACGGTTGAGTTTAAATCAATTCATCACTGATGATGACCTGGAAGCCATTACCAATGATGCAGAAGAAG AAATCATGAAGCCCAGATCAGTAGCATACAACTTCCATAGCAATGAAAAATACAACTATATGAGGATCATCAAATCCCAATTCATCCTGAATGACAACCTCAATCAAAGTATAATTCAACAAACAGGGGGAAATTACCTCATGGCTGCTGCATTGCAGAATCTGGAAGATGCAG TGAAATTTGACATGGGGGCTTATACATCAAAAGATTCTAAACTTCCTGTGACTCTAAGAATCTCAAAAACTAGACTATTTGTGAGTGCCCAAAATGAAGATGAACCTGTATTGCTAAAG GAGATGCCTGAgacacccaaaaccatcagagaTGAGACCAaccttctcttcttctgggaacGCCATGGTACTAAGAACTATTTCACATCAGTTGCCCAGCCAAAGTTGTTCATTGCCACACAGGAACGAAAACTGGTGCACATGGCAAGAGGGCAACCCTCTATCACTGACTTTCAGATACTGGAAACCCAGCCTTGA
- the IL1A gene encoding interleukin-1 alpha isoform X3, with product MAKVPDLFEDLKNCYSENEEYSSEIDHLSLNQKSFYDVSYDPLHEHCMSLSTSETSKTSQLTFKENVVVVAANGKVLKKRRLSLNQFITDDDLEAITNDAEEEIMKPRSVAYNFHSNEKYNYMRIIKSQFILNDNLNQSIIQQTGGNYLMAAALQNLEDAGDA from the exons ATGGCCAAAGTTCCTGACCTTTTTGAAGACCTGAAGAACTGTTACAG TGAAAATGAAGAATACAGTTCTGAAATTGACCATCTCTCTCTGAATCAG AAATCCTTCTATGATGTGAGCTATGACCCACTTCATGAGCACTGCATGTCTCTGAGTACCTCTGAAACCTCAAAGACATCTCAGCTTACCTTCAAGGAgaatgtggtggtggtggcagccaACGGGAAGGTTCTGAAGAAGAGACGGTTGAGTTTAAATCAATTCATCACTGATGATGACCTGGAAGCCATTACCAATGATGCAGAAGAAG AAATCATGAAGCCCAGATCAGTAGCATACAACTTCCATAGCAATGAAAAATACAACTATATGAGGATCATCAAATCCCAATTCATCCTGAATGACAACCTCAATCAAAGTATAATTCAACAAACAGGGGGAAATTACCTCATGGCTGCTGCATTGCAGAATCTGGAAGATGCAG GAGATGCCTGA
- the IL1A gene encoding interleukin-1 alpha isoform X2, giving the protein MSLSTSETSKTSQLTFKENVVVVAANGKVLKKRRLSLNQFITDDDLEAITNDAEEEIMKPRSVAYNFHSNEKYNYMRIIKSQFILNDNLNQSIIQQTGGNYLMAAALQNLEDAVKFDMGAYTSKDSKLPVTLRISKTRLFVSAQNEDEPVLLKEMPETPKTIRDETNLLFFWERHGTKNYFTSVAQPKLFIATQERKLVHMARGQPSITDFQILETQP; this is encoded by the exons ATGTCTCTGAGTACCTCTGAAACCTCAAAGACATCTCAGCTTACCTTCAAGGAgaatgtggtggtggtggcagccaACGGGAAGGTTCTGAAGAAGAGACGGTTGAGTTTAAATCAATTCATCACTGATGATGACCTGGAAGCCATTACCAATGATGCAGAAGAAG AAATCATGAAGCCCAGATCAGTAGCATACAACTTCCATAGCAATGAAAAATACAACTATATGAGGATCATCAAATCCCAATTCATCCTGAATGACAACCTCAATCAAAGTATAATTCAACAAACAGGGGGAAATTACCTCATGGCTGCTGCATTGCAGAATCTGGAAGATGCAG TGAAATTTGACATGGGGGCTTATACATCAAAAGATTCTAAACTTCCTGTGACTCTAAGAATCTCAAAAACTAGACTATTTGTGAGTGCCCAAAATGAAGATGAACCTGTATTGCTAAAG GAGATGCCTGAgacacccaaaaccatcagagaTGAGACCAaccttctcttcttctgggaacGCCATGGTACTAAGAACTATTTCACATCAGTTGCCCAGCCAAAGTTGTTCATTGCCACACAGGAACGAAAACTGGTGCACATGGCAAGAGGGCAACCCTCTATCACTGACTTTCAGATACTGGAAACCCAGCCTTGA